The DNA sequence tttatttcttagaaTTTGGGAGTGGATATTTGCAGCCGGTGATCCAATAACCAATATTACCCGATAGGCTCAACGACTACTAGAAGATAGGATAGGTTCTATCTATGACACCATCTTAGAAATTAGGTTTAGTCTATCATTAGCCAATGTGAGATGCAACAAAGTACGAAAGGAATGATATAACTCGTTTTATTGAAGTCTTAAGAAACCTTTCTTTGgtacaatatataatttattaatgtcAAGATCAAAGGAATTGGTTAAAACATGTGAAACTACTTGTAGAAGGGccatactttttaatttttttgtgtaatCATTTTTTCGTTTTAATCAATCATTTGATTTTTGACATgtttgaggattttttttttttttgtgtgtgtgtctgtgtgacTGGTGCTATTAAGAATGACAGAAGAAGTCACAAATGAGAATCCACGGCCACCAGATACGCGAACCAGGAGTATAATAGCACGAGCTGCCTTCGAAGTGGATGAATATGAGAGAATAGAGATTTTGCATCACAGGTTTCCGGTTTCTTATGTCCTGATTTGGTTATTCTGATCTCAAAGACTCTTTTGGTAAAGTGTAATAATTGTGTTCTAGTTTTGTGGAGAAAACAGGTTGTCGAAATTTGATAAAGGGTATTGGAGAGCCTCATACAATGCTCTTACTTTACTGGAACATCTTCTAACTCATGGACCTAAAAGAGTACCCGAGGAGTTTCAATGTGATATACATGTTATTGAAGAGATTGGACAATTTCAGTACATTGATGAAAAACGGTAGGTGATGTCTCAGTTCAACTATTTTTTGTCACCACAACTTTGTAATTGTTGCATGAATCAAGTGATGACCCTTGTTCCATTATTTCAATTTACAGGTTCAACTGGGGTTTGAGTGTTAGAAAATTATCAGAAAGAATATTAAAGCTCTTAAAAACAAGGATTTTTTCACAGAAGAAAGAGCAACAGCACGCAATCTTTCTCATGCAATCAAAGGTTTTGGAAGTTTtaattgtaacatcccaatttttcgtaaataaatttaaaaagtttttttagtaaaaataaataaataaataaatatagagtaaataataggctgagtaccctaagtataaatagttatgttaagtcagctgcctccttttggcctcattttcgtttttcctcttctcctctcaaaaccctttctttttcccgcagcccatcAAACCTATCTCAGtaaaacgacgatctcgaactcgttcaccgttggatcgtcgtgaaatttgagtatcatgtttgcaacccaattccgaaca is a window from the Glycine max cultivar Williams 82 chromosome 2, Glycine_max_v4.0, whole genome shotgun sequence genome containing:
- the LOC100786283 gene encoding epsin-2, which codes for MSSALIHEIKGQAFRFLKEKIKTARLVLTDVTPVQLMTEEVTNENPRPPDTRTRSIIARAAFEVDEYERIEILHHRLSKFDKGYWRASYNALTLLEHLLTHGPKRVPEEFQCDIHVIEEIGQFQYIDEKRFNWGLSVRKLSERILKLLKTRIFSQKKEQQHAIFLMQSKPIKPISVKRRSRTRS